The Actinocorallia herbida DNA window CGTTTTGTTGGGTTCGGTTCGGGCGGGCTCGACGTCAGTCGGATGCGGGGGGTTCGGGGTTAGGTGGGGCGGCCGCCGGGGGACCAGGGGTGGAGTTCGATCGAGGCGTAGGCGGGGGTGGTGAGGAAGGTGCTCGCGGTGGTGGGGGAGTCCGATCGGAGGAGGGCGGCGGTGCCCAGCCAGGTGGTGGCGTCGTCGGAGAGGAGGGGGCCGTAGGCGATGAGGGAGGGGGAGGGTGGGGGGAGTTCGTCGGCGGGGGTGGCGGAGGCGGCTAGGGCGATGAGGAGGTAGGCGTCATCGTTGAGGGACGCGAGGGGGTAGTCCCACATGGTGCGGCCGAGGGTGTTGTGCCAGCGGCGGAGCATGACGTCGCGGTAGGCGCCGGACTGGTAGTTGGGTTCGTTGAAGGCGAAGGCTCGGGCTGCGTCGGGGGAGGGGAGGTCGAGGATGTGGACGCTGCCCGTGGGGATGTCCTCCTCCGGGTTCCAGGTGGGGCCGCGGGCGATCATCTGGGCGGCGAACCCGTCCATGTAGGACCAGTGGCGTTCGCCGTTGGCCATGCGGAGGGCGCGGGAGCCCGGCCGGTCCCGGTGGTAGCAGAAGAACTCCATGGGGAGGATTCTGCCTAAAGGTGGAACGCGGTGACGAAGTCCCAGATGACGTCGTTGGCCGTGATGTCGTGG harbors:
- a CDS encoding YciI family protein, whose protein sequence is MEFFCYHRDRPGSRALRMANGERHWSYMDGFAAQMIARGPTWNPEEDIPTGSVHILDLPSPDAARAFAFNEPNYQSGAYRDVMLRRWHNTLGRTMWDYPLASLNDDAYLLIALAASATPADELPPPSPSLIAYGPLLSDDATTWLGTAALLRSDSPTTASTFLTTPAYASIELHPWSPGGRPT